One Bosea sp. 124 genomic window, GGCGTCGAGGTCGAACCCATTGACGGGCCAGGGGTACACGGCACTCTCCCGTTCCGAGACGTCGGGCTGCGGCGGCACGGCGAGCTGCCCCGGGCTGAAGGCTGCCTGTGCGATGCGCCCGCGGACGTAGTCGCCGCTGCCTTGCCAATTGGCCAGCCAGTCGCGGCTGGGCTGCATGGCGACTTTGGCGTCCACATCGTCCAGATTCCCGACAGGGAAGATCGCGACGATCATCGCATGCGCCCCGGCGATGGTGAGCAGGGCGATCCGTTCGAGCGCACCGACGCCGTCCTGGCTGACGCTCCAGCCGTAAGCATTGCGATGAGCCTCGGCCTTGACGGCGGCATCGCGCAGATCCGGCCTCGACAGACGAAGCGCGACCATGTCGGCGATCGCGGGGTCGTCATGAAGCCGGGCGAGGATCGCCATGATGGGATCGGCGTGCTCGCGGATCTCGCGATCGTCTGACGGTCCAGGCTGGAACTCGAGTTTGTTGGTCATGTGGAAAAGTCCTGTTTTGGGGGCGAAAACCAGTCGGCTTCATTGCCTCCCTCTCAAGACAAAGGGCGCCCCCAGCGGGACGCCCCTTCCTGTCGTGGCTCTGACGGTCGTTCAGTCGAGCGGGTGCGCCGCGAGCATGTCGCGCAAGGATTCTCCCATCTTCGTGGCCAGTGACAGGATGGCGGTGAGCCCCGGCGTCGGGTGGGGGATGACCTCGTTGGCGAGCCGGGACCAGGGCTCGAACTGGTTTTGGACCGGAGCCACTGCGATGCGCAGGAGCGCGATCCGGGCCTGGAGCTGCGCGCCCTTGAGCGCCATGGCGATGTCGTCATGCTGCTGGCGCGCAAGATCGCCCTCGATGAGCATAGCGGCCAGCCGCGCGGCCGCCCGGGCGTGCCGCTCGACGTCGCGGTAGAGGGCCTCGAAGTCCGGGACCTGCAACAGGAAGGCGCGCAAAGACGCCGCGTCCTCGACGCGATGCACAGTCGCAAGGCTCCGGGCCGCGGCGAGTTCGCGGAAACGCGACACGGCATGGGCGAGAGCGTTCGTGGCGACGTCGCCGGCCGTCGCCACTGAGAGCGTCTCGATCCCGAACGCCGCCCGGGCGATCGGCTCAAGCGTCGGGTCATCGAGTTCCTGGAGCGCGCGGAGGAGGGCAAAGCCATGTTCTCGTTGCGCGTGCCGATCAGCTGCGGTTCTCGCCGGCAGCAGCGCGAGCGCGAGCGTCGCCTCCTCGTTCAGGATGGCGAAGGCATGCGGCGTGGCGACGTGCTGGCGCACCAGGAACGGAGCCGACACTTGCGCGAGCTCGATGAAGCGCTCGAGCTCGGAGGTGCGCTGGGCGCAGCGAGCCGCGATCGCGACGAGCGAAGGGCTGTTGCGGATGAACCCGGCATAGTCGCTGTCGGTCGGGTTCGTGAGGCTCACGGCGGCGAGTTCGCCGATGACGGCGTGGATCGTGTCGTCGAAGGCGATGTGGTGCAGGGAGAGCGGGCTGGAATCGGTGCTGGCGGTCATGTCTGTCTCGGGATCGGTTGAGCAAGGGCCCGGATGGGCGTCGGTTGTCGGGGAAGAGAGGAAGAGCCGGGCGCTCCTGCGCCCGGCCTGTGTGATCAGGCCGCGCCGGGCTGCGGGTTGGTGGCCTTCGGCTGATGCGTGAGGGTGCGCTGGCTCGGGCTCGACCAGGACGCGCTGGCGGCTGGTGCGACGCCCGTGACGTGCTGGAAGATGATCTGCTCGACGATACTGAGCAGACGCTCGGCGTCCTCACCGCGGGGGCGGAACAGGTAGAGCTCGTCCGCCGGCGAGACGCGCACCCCGGTGCCGAACCGGTAGACGGTGAAGCGCTGAAGATCGCACGGCGCGCGGCCGAGCAGGGCGCAGTGCGCCATGCCCTCCGGCGAGACCAGCCAGGCGTTGAGGCTGGCGTTCGCCAGGGAGTCGTGGAGACGCTTCTCGAAGGCGCGGGCAGAGAGGCCGTGCGGGAGAACGACCGAGATCACGCGCGGCTGCAGCTCGATCGGCGCGCCGGGTTTCGGCTGCCGCATGGGCCTGATCTGCTGCAACGTCCAACGGTCGAAGCCGAGATCGGTGACGTCGCCCGAGATCGTCCGACGGTGGGCCGCATAGCGGTCGGCGTTCAGCGCATCCATGCGGTCGCGCGGATCGGCACATTCGGTGGCGGCCACCTTGTAGACGGGCGCCAAGAGGTCGCGCGCGGCGCCGAGCAGGCCGGTCTGGACGCCCGGCATGCTGTAGCTCTGACCACAGGCGGCGACGTAGACGTTGACACGCCGCCCAGGCTCGTAAGCCTCCTCGAAGGCGGGCTTGGTGAAGGCGTCGCGCGGGAGTTTGGCGATGGCATTGCCACCGACCCGCGGCCAGTCGGTCGGCACATAGCGGTCGACCGCGGCGGCGGAGTGGGCGGGCTTGATCGAGCGGCCGATGCAGGCCGGGATGGTCTTCTTCGTCATGATCTTCAGTCTTTTCTGCATGGATGTTGGCGGGCTTTTCGGGGGTCTGTGTTCCGATGCCTCACGCTTCAGGCTCGTCTTGACCTTCGCGGCGAAGCCGCCCCGGCTTGAACGAGCCACTCCCGATCGACCGGAGGTCGCTCGGGTCCTCTTTCATCAGGGGAGCTGCTCTGGACCGCGGCCACGCGGGCCGGCGAGGAAGCCAATCGGCCGGGTCTGCTCCGGACCGGTGACCAACCGTTCTGCTGCTACGATGTCGGCGACCGTGAGATCCTCGCGCCCATCAGCGGCGGCAAAGCCGAAGGCCAGACGCAGCAGCTTGCCGATGCGGCGCGGATTGTGCCGTGCGGCCCGGGTCAGGACGTCGTCAGCGGGCAGGGCGACGCTGCCGCGCAGCTCGGCGACGATGCCGGCTGCGATCAGGCCCGCGATGGCCAGAAGCTGCTCGTCGCGGGGGCGGGCGATGGTGAAGACCGTCAGCCGGTCGATGATGAAGTCCGGGAGCGCGACCGCGTCATTGGCCGTGGCGATGAAGACGACGCCGGACAGATCGAATGGGACCCGGAGGAACTCGTCGAGAAGCGCGCGGCTGTTCTCGCGTTCGAGGATGGTCAAGAGGGTGTGGTAGGGCTTCTCGGACCAGTGCGTCTGCAGCTTGTCGATCTCGTCGAGCAGGATGACAGGCTGCGCTGTCGCGCCCATTGCGATCGCTTCTGTCAACTGTCCCATCCGTGCGCCCCTCCAGGTCGTCGGATGGCCGACCACCAATGCTTGGGCGTCACTGTTCGTGGCGCAATTGATCGCTTGGATCTCGGTCCCGAGCGCGCGGGCGATCTGCTGGCTCGCATGGGTCTTGCCGGTACCGGGAGGCCCGAGCAGCAGGATCGGCGGCACGAAGATCGGCGTGCCTGTGCGCCGGGACAGGATCGTGGCGCGGATGATCAGGTCGATGACCGTCTCGAAGCCGGGGCAGGTGCGGCGCGCCTGCGTCAGGGCGCTGGCCATCCCGTCGGTGCCAAACAACAGGGGCCGGCGACCCTCCTGGGAATCGTTGGAGAGTGCGACCAAGCGGTCGAAGCGGAGCTGGTCGGACTCAGAGAAGCTCGGCAGCGACGAGCCGAGATACTCTTCGCGGTCGCCATACCAAGGGCGGCCAATCATCAGCTCGATCTGGCGGATGACAGCCGCGTGGTCGAAGACGGGGATGCTCGGGCCGATGTCGATAGCGGGCTCGAGCATGGCGGTTTCAGCGGGCGGCTCGATCGCAACGGGCGGCTCTTCCGCGGCCAGCACGCGGTCCTCCACGTCAGCCGGTTCATAAACATGGTGTTCCGGTGAGCCCTTGCGGCGATGGCTGGTCATGTCTGGTCGCGTCCGAGGTGCCGCGGCGGGAACGTCCTGCTGCGGGGTGGCCGGTCCGGCCCTCCACGCCCGCGCCTCGAACGGAAAACAGGCGACGCATTGCGGCGCCGCCTGTCGGGTTTCGAACGATGTTCGTTTTTCGAGCGCACTCCTGCCGAACATTGTTCGCTGACCGTAGAACATTGTTCGGAGAGCCGATTTCGATTTCGAACACCGTTCGGGCAGTCTGGGTGTGACCAGCCTGGCTCCATACGCAGAAGGCAGGATCCAGGGGGCTTGAATGGGACACAGCGACGCCAGCGCGCTTCCACGGGCAAGCCCTGGTCTTCCCACGGGCCTCTGGACCAGACGCCGCAGGGACAGGCCAGGGAGACCGGCCTTGTTTGGCTTCCCCGGGCAAGCCCCGGTCTTCCCACCGGCCTCTGGACCAGACGGCGCAGGGAGAGGCTAGGGAGCCCGTCCTTCTTCGCCTTCCCCGGGCAAGCCCCGGCCTTCCCACGGGTTTTGTGGTGGGACGTCGCAGGGAGAGGCCAGGGAGACGGTTGGTGTCTTCGAGGCCGCCTTATTAGCGATGGCCAGCCATCTCGCTAGACGCGAGGCGGGTGGGCCGCAGCCATGTCGCGCAGCCGATCGCCAACGGAGATCGCCAGGATGAGGGTTGCCGCCACCTGTCGCGGCGCCTCGTTAATCACCGCGTAGACGTGATCGAGGGCGGCATCGCGATCGGGCAGGTGCGAGGCGAGGGCCAGCCTCGCAAGCGCGATGCGCTGCTGCAGGGTCGCCCCCTCCACCGCCGCATCCGTCCGCCCCCTGTCCTCCGGGGACAGGTCACGACGGCGCAGGCTGGTCCTGAAGCGATCGGCCATGGCGCCATGATGCTGCGCCTCGCGAACCAGCGCGTCGATATCCGGCTGGGCCTCGAGATAGGCCAGCAGGGTACCGTGCTCCTCCAGCCGGTGAATGGTGGCCGGGCTCTCGGCGCCCGTCCCCAGCAGACGGGTGATGTAGGAGAGAATGTCCCACGTGACTTCTTCGGCGTCGATGTCGCCGAGCCCGAAGGCGATCTCGATCACCTCACGAAGATCGTTGGTTTCCGGCTCCTCGAGCCGGCGCAGCATGGCGTGGCCCTGCTCACGCCTGGCATGGCGGTCTGCGCCACTCCGGGCGGGGATCAGGGCGACCGCGATGCTGGCGACCGAGTTGAGCCGGACCACCGCGTGGAGCTGGCCGACATTCCGGAAGAAGATGTCGGGATCGCTGCCATCGGTCAGTGCGATGAAGCGCTCGTGCTCCTGGGCGTGCTGGAATGCGCGCGTGGTCATCGCGACGATGGCCGGCGGATGGGAGAAGAACGCGGCGTAGTCGCGCAGCGTCGGCGCGCTGAGCGTCACAGCGGCAAGTTCGTCGACGACGGGACGCAGGGTCCTGTCGATCCTGAGGTCGCGCAGGGTTGCTGGCGCCCGCCCGCGATGGGATTTGGTCATGATGTGATCGTCCTGGAATGTCGGCCTGAGATCCCGGGGGTGTGGTCCCCTTCGCCTCGCCATTTCCTCGTCTCGTCATGCTCAGGCGTTGCCGTGCCTTGCCATGAGAAAAAGGGCGCGGACCTCGCGGCCGCGCCCTTCCTGTCGTCATCATCCGCAGCTCTCAGGAAGCCGCCATGGTGGATACTTCCTCCAACCTTTGCGGCAGCGCGTCGCGGCGCTGCATGAGCCAGGCCCTGATCTGATCGAGCGCGGCTAGCGAGCCGGGCTCGATCGTCGCGGCCAGTTCGTCGCAGCGTGCCAGCGCCTTGGGGACGGTCAGCCATGGGACCTCGTCCTCGGTTGCGAGGCGGTGCCGCAGCCAGTCCAGGCCCCGGCGCCGAGCCTCGGGCGAGAGCGCTTCGGGCGCGTTCAGGAAGATCTGGCGGACGGCCAGGCTGCGCAGCCTCGGGTCGCGGATATGCCAAGCGGCGTGATGCTCCCGGAACTTCCACTCGATCTCGTGCCAGCGCCGGCAGGCGACGACATCGGCGTCCGAGACGAAGCCACCCGAATAGAGCTGCTGCTCTGGCCAGGGTGATACCTCGCGATCGGCGTACTGGTCCTTGAGCGCGAGGGCGAGCTGACGAAGGAATGTCGGGTGCGCCCACAGCGCCCTGGCCCGATCGCGATAGACCGCGTCCGGCTCCGGCTCGACCAGCGCATGCGCAGCCTGACCCCAGGCGAACAGGATCGGCATGGCGTTGGTCTTGACCTGGCGCACCGGTGACCGGCTGGACCGGATCCGCGCGAGGAGATCGAGTGCCGGAAGATCGATGAATCCCGCCGGATCCTGACTGAGGTCGACGCAGACCCGCGCCGCCGGGTTCGTCGGCGACGCGACCATCGGCAGCACCGGTGTTAGGCGCGAGGTGCCGCCCAGGATCACCGGCTCGCCCGCCTCCATCAGGGCGATCGGCCCGGATTTTTTCGCATGGCCGAGCATGGTCGCCATCGTCGTCGGCGCGCGCTCTTGCAGGAGCATGAACAGCTCGCGGGTTGCGCGAACGTCGGCGAGCGCATCATGCGCATCGGCTTCGCTCAGCCCGATCCCGTTGGCGCGGCAGACGTCGCCGAGCTTCATCACCGGCTTGCCGGTGGCGTCATGGGGGATGATGATCGCCTGAGGCTCGACAAGGGTGACGGCCCGAAGCATGGAAAGCACATCGCCCCTGCCGTGGCCGGTCATCGAGCCGGCGTAGGGCGGCAGCAGGGTCTGATACCAAGCCTGACGCAAGCACTCATCGTCGAACCGCAGGTTATTGAAGCCCAGGATCAGGCTGGGCCTGGAATCGGAGACGATCCGGGCGATCTGCGCCATCATCTCCAGATGGGACAGAGGCTGATCTTCCAACATCTCCGGTGTGAGGCCGGTGACCAGGAGCGCGTCCGGGGACGGCACGATGTGGCCAGGCAGTGCGCAGCGGAGCGTCAGCTCGCGCTGGATCTGCAGGTCAGCGTCGGTCTGGACGAACGCCGCTTGCAGGGGGGCATCGAACGATGAACTGAGTCCGCTCGTTTCGAGATCTAGGAATAAAAACCCCATCTCTATCACTGCCTCGGGCCGAAGGGCTGGTCGAGCGGCAGGAGCACGACGTTCAGGTGCTCGGCGTCCGCCTTCATCGCCGCCTCCAGCATGATCACGGCATGCGAACGGGCGACCTCGCCCTCGAGCTGCCCCATCGTCTCGTAGATGTGCACCTTGAGGGCCAGAACCTCGCGCAGCGTCGTGGGCGCCTCAGCCATCAGCAGCGCCATCCGGCGCGCTGCGATGCGAGCGCCCTCGGCCAGCTGTCGGCCGTTGAGGCCATGGTCGCTGAAGACGCACTCGGGCAACTCGTCCAGGAGCATCGCATGCGCATGGGCGGTTTCCCATTTGAGGAAGAGGGCATCGGCACTCTGCGAGGAAGCATAGGCCCTCGCGTAAAGCCTCATCTCGCTATCCTCCGGCAGCGCCTCGTTCCCGCCGGCAAAATTCTTGGTCGTCATCTCGTCGTCCATCGGAGCGCGGACCCGGGCGCCCGCTCCATGGGCTCTCATCCTCGGGGGTGCCTAGTTTTAAGTTCCGCGTCCGCCTTCCTGCCTCCTTCATGGCCTCGGCGTGACTAGGGTTCTTGTCGACGGTTCTCCACGATGCTTCCCATAGAGAGCCTACGGGCAAAGGTGGCCCATAGTGGACTTTGCCAAGGTCCGGTTGTGGGCAGTGCCTGTCAGCATTAGGGGGCTCGCACCGGCTTCAGCGAACATTGTCGCCGCCAAAATATGGCCCGCTAGGCCGGGCGCTGCGAACTTGGCTGTTCTCAGCCTAGAGGGAGGCAAGATCCTGGACCTTGAAGCTTGGTGCCTGCGCGAGGCCGATGCCGGTCTCGTTGGGACTGGCCTCAAGGTCGATGAGGCCAGTCGAGTGAAATACGCCAAGGCCATCGGAGTGGCCATCCAGATTGCCAGCTTGACCCTCGCCGAACTCGCGAAGGGCTATCCGAGCCAAAGACCGGCCCTATTCCGCCCCCTTTCGCGGCGGCCGAAGCACGGACCAATTCGCGCCTGGACCGAACAATGGCAGGCCGGCCAGCTTTCGAATGACACGGAGCTTGCGGAGCAACTCTGCAAAATCGCAAACTGATAAGAGTTAGACGAGAAGGATTTGCGTCATGTCACATGACCCGGAAGAGAGCCTTGATCGCCGCCACTTTTTGATCGGATCGATTGCAACGGCCGGCGCAACCTCTGCTCTCGCTACCGCCGCTGGAAAGGCGAATGCTCAGAATTCAGCACCAAGCTCTTCCAGATCAACATTGGGAACCGTCTACACTGGCGAGGCGATCCAAGGGAAAAGGGTCGTCAGCGCTCTCGATGTCAACGACTTAGAGCCCGGCAGGAAACATCTGTTTTATTTTCAGGGCGTACAGATGCCGACCGGCCAGCACTGGTACGTGT contains:
- a CDS encoding exonuclease domain-containing protein, which gives rise to MGFLFLDLETSGLSSSFDAPLQAAFVQTDADLQIQRELTLRCALPGHIVPSPDALLVTGLTPEMLEDQPLSHLEMMAQIARIVSDSRPSLILGFNNLRFDDECLRQAWYQTLLPPYAGSMTGHGRGDVLSMLRAVTLVEPQAIIIPHDATGKPVMKLGDVCRANGIGLSEADAHDALADVRATRELFMLLQERAPTTMATMLGHAKKSGPIALMEAGEPVILGGTSRLTPVLPMVASPTNPAARVCVDLSQDPAGFIDLPALDLLARIRSSRSPVRQVKTNAMPILFAWGQAAHALVEPEPDAVYRDRARALWAHPTFLRQLALALKDQYADREVSPWPEQQLYSGGFVSDADVVACRRWHEIEWKFREHHAAWHIRDPRLRSLAVRQIFLNAPEALSPEARRRGLDWLRHRLATEDEVPWLTVPKALARCDELAATIEPGSLAALDQIRAWLMQRRDALPQRLEEVSTMAAS
- a CDS encoding AAA family ATPase, with the protein product MFYGQRTMFGRSALEKRTSFETRQAAPQCVACFPFEARAWRAGPATPQQDVPAAAPRTRPDMTSHRRKGSPEHHVYEPADVEDRVLAAEEPPVAIEPPAETAMLEPAIDIGPSIPVFDHAAVIRQIELMIGRPWYGDREEYLGSSLPSFSESDQLRFDRLVALSNDSQEGRRPLLFGTDGMASALTQARRTCPGFETVIDLIIRATILSRRTGTPIFVPPILLLGPPGTGKTHASQQIARALGTEIQAINCATNSDAQALVVGHPTTWRGARMGQLTEAIAMGATAQPVILLDEIDKLQTHWSEKPYHTLLTILERENSRALLDEFLRVPFDLSGVVFIATANDAVALPDFIIDRLTVFTIARPRDEQLLAIAGLIAAGIVAELRGSVALPADDVLTRAARHNPRRIGKLLRLAFGFAAADGREDLTVADIVAAERLVTGPEQTRPIGFLAGPRGRGPEQLP